One Nitrosomonas sp. PY1 DNA window includes the following coding sequences:
- the pyk gene encoding pyruvate kinase, protein MIRRTKIVATLGPASSNPKILERMIRAGVDVIRINFSHGTHEQHIELVKLTRALARAEGRTVGVLADLQGPKIRVGKFENGKIRLEVGDPFILDAKCQLGNQERVGLDYKELPNDLEAGAILMLDDGRIVLSVLSVKDHEVFCNVEQGGILSNNKGINRKGGGLGAPALTNKDLEDIKTAAEFGADYLAVSFVRSGEDVRKARELMAEAGGRSLIMAKIERSEAILALDDILDASDAIMVARGDLAVEVGDAAVPALQKRMIRSARTNNKIVVTATQMMESMISNPIPTRAEVSDVANAVLDGTDAVMLSAESAAGEYPVETVEAMARVCLEAEKEYLVANDRRMNVMDANRATIEEAIARATMFTASGLQIRAIAALTQSGVTALLMSRRSSKVPIFALSPNEETRQRVTLFRGVYPVEFGEGLQDPEVILNLAEEELLNRGVVRNGDIMVMTIGEPVGKAGGTNTMKIIKVGEYKKRLGLMADT, encoded by the coding sequence ACTGGGTCCCGCATCCAGTAATCCAAAAATATTGGAGCGTATGATCCGTGCGGGTGTTGATGTTATTCGTATCAATTTTTCGCATGGTACACATGAACAGCACATTGAATTGGTTAAATTGACTCGTGCTTTAGCACGTGCAGAAGGCCGTACTGTGGGTGTTTTGGCTGATTTGCAAGGGCCGAAGATTCGTGTTGGGAAATTTGAAAATGGCAAAATCCGGCTCGAGGTAGGTGATCCCTTTATTCTTGATGCGAAGTGTCAATTAGGTAATCAAGAAAGGGTAGGGCTGGATTACAAAGAACTTCCAAATGACTTGGAAGCCGGTGCGATTCTCATGCTCGATGATGGACGCATCGTTTTGAGCGTGTTATCAGTTAAAGATCATGAAGTTTTTTGTAACGTCGAGCAGGGAGGAATTCTCTCGAATAATAAAGGAATCAATCGCAAAGGCGGTGGATTAGGTGCTCCAGCACTGACTAATAAAGACTTGGAGGATATTAAGACAGCTGCAGAGTTTGGTGCTGATTATTTGGCCGTTTCATTTGTCCGCTCAGGAGAAGACGTACGCAAAGCTCGTGAATTGATGGCGGAAGCAGGCGGGCGAAGCTTGATTATGGCGAAAATTGAGCGCTCAGAAGCTATTCTGGCTTTAGATGATATTCTGGATGCTTCAGATGCCATCATGGTTGCGCGCGGAGATCTGGCAGTAGAGGTGGGCGATGCGGCTGTTCCTGCATTACAAAAAAGAATGATTCGTTCCGCTCGTACCAATAACAAAATCGTTGTTACAGCGACTCAAATGATGGAATCGATGATTTCTAATCCTATTCCAACTCGAGCGGAGGTCTCAGATGTTGCCAATGCAGTATTGGATGGAACCGACGCCGTAATGCTTTCAGCGGAATCTGCTGCGGGTGAGTATCCTGTCGAGACTGTTGAAGCAATGGCAAGAGTTTGCCTCGAAGCCGAAAAAGAATATTTGGTGGCAAATGATCGCCGCATGAATGTAATGGATGCTAATCGTGCAACCATTGAAGAAGCTATTGCCCGTGCTACGATGTTTACGGCCAGTGGATTGCAAATTCGCGCTATTGCAGCATTAACGCAAAGTGGAGTAACGGCTTTGTTAATGTCGCGTAGGAGCTCGAAAGTTCCTATTTTTGCATTGAGTCCAAATGAAGAAACGCGCCAAAGGGTTACGTTATTTCGAGGAGTTTACCCCGTGGAATTTGGGGAGGGCTTACAAGATCCAGAAGTTATTTTGAATCTTGCAGAAGAAGAATTGCTTAATCGAGGCGTAGTACGGAATGGTGATATCATGGTCATGACAATTGGCGAACCGGTAGGAAAAGCGGGGGGTACGAATACCATGAAAATCATAAAAGTCGGTGAATATAAAAAAAGACTTGGATTAATGGCCGACACATAA